A region from the Corynebacterium halotolerans YIM 70093 = DSM 44683 genome encodes:
- a CDS encoding nucleotidyltransferase family protein: MPAEYVVGVLLAAGAGRRLGLGPKALLTLAGAPDDGPQVVRMVNALWRGGCDEVVVVVGADGAHVRRVLGPGRHRVVVNEAWETGMGSSFRAGVDAADDLLTGRPDGSVMVALADQPDVDAGVVSYLRAVASQRRVTAAGFPDPHGRLIRGHPIVFPVAMAREAAATAEGDAGGRAWLRAHPTLVEVVDTGHLATGRDVDTPADLHRWLNETGVADDTA; encoded by the coding sequence TTGCCTGCCGAATACGTGGTCGGGGTGCTGCTCGCCGCCGGGGCGGGCCGTCGCCTGGGGCTCGGCCCGAAGGCGCTGTTGACGTTGGCTGGCGCCCCCGACGACGGGCCGCAGGTGGTCCGGATGGTCAACGCGCTGTGGCGCGGTGGCTGCGACGAAGTGGTCGTGGTCGTCGGTGCCGACGGCGCTCACGTCCGGCGGGTGCTGGGCCCCGGCCGGCACCGCGTCGTCGTCAACGAGGCCTGGGAGACGGGGATGGGATCATCCTTCCGGGCCGGCGTCGACGCCGCTGACGACCTCCTCACGGGGCGCCCCGACGGCTCGGTCATGGTGGCGCTGGCGGATCAGCCGGATGTTGACGCGGGCGTCGTGTCGTACCTCAGGGCGGTGGCCTCGCAGCGGCGGGTCACGGCGGCGGGGTTCCCGGATCCGCACGGGCGGCTCATCCGCGGGCATCCCATTGTCTTCCCGGTCGCCATGGCCCGGGAGGCGGCGGCCACCGCCGAGGGGGACGCCGGCGGCAGGGCGTGGCTGCGGGCGCACCCGACACTGGTCGAGGTGGTTGATACCGGGCACCTGGCGACCGGTCGGGACGTCGACACCCCGGCCGACCTCCACCGCTGGTTGAACGAGACAGGAGTTGCGGATGACACAGCATGA
- a CDS encoding xanthine dehydrogenase family protein molybdopterin-binding subunit yields MTATPVTAASMGTALERVDGREKVTGRATYAVEKDRELDQPPLHGWLVTSTTAKGRVRQVDATVALGHPGVVSVLDHTNAPRLANTENRELAVLQDDRIGFRGQIVALVLAETPEAAREGARLVRVHQQEEPASVTMEGAPTYRPSEKAVGSPPDTDQGEVDAALARAPITTDHIYSTPHEQNNAMEPHAATAVWQDGALTMWDSTQGVHKVAAALAPMLGVDQDRVRVQAPYVGGGFGSKGVPHGPEMAVALAARWADGRPVKLAVTRQQLFSLTGYRTRTSSRIRLGAGTDGRITALAHEVTVQTSTVKEFVEHAAVPARMMYAGDNRRTSHRVAELDVAVPSWMRAPGEMPGGYALEVAMDDLAVATGMDPVELRVRNEPEIDADTGKPFSNRRLVECLHRGAELFGWADRPAEPRSTLEGDWWVGTGVASATYPANFFPGNTARVVALGGGRYTVSIGAVDIGTGARTALLQIAADALGVRVTDVDLEIGDTDLPTATVAGGSSGTGSWGTAIVQTAQQFRADHGDRPEPGAETTTTSKAYPDMENLSMHSFGAVFAETRVHRLTGEVRVPRMLGVFSVGRVINPVTARSQFLGGLTMGLSAALFEEAVRDPRYGHFVTQDLATYHVASHADIGDLRVEWLDDVDERATPMGSRGIGEIGIVGSPAAVVNAAYHATGIRIRDLPATPEKFL; encoded by the coding sequence ATGACCGCCACACCTGTCACCGCCGCGTCGATGGGCACGGCGCTCGAGCGTGTCGACGGCCGCGAGAAGGTCACCGGCCGCGCGACCTATGCCGTGGAGAAGGACCGGGAACTGGACCAGCCGCCGCTGCACGGCTGGCTGGTGACCTCCACGACAGCGAAAGGCCGGGTGCGGCAGGTCGACGCGACCGTCGCGCTCGGGCATCCGGGGGTGGTGAGCGTGCTCGACCACACCAACGCACCGAGACTGGCGAACACCGAGAACCGCGAACTGGCGGTGCTGCAGGACGACCGGATCGGCTTCCGCGGCCAGATCGTGGCCCTGGTCCTGGCCGAGACGCCAGAGGCCGCCCGCGAGGGTGCCCGTCTCGTGCGGGTCCACCAGCAGGAGGAGCCGGCCTCGGTGACCATGGAGGGCGCGCCGACCTACCGGCCGTCGGAAAAGGCCGTCGGCTCCCCGCCCGACACCGACCAGGGCGAGGTCGACGCAGCGCTGGCCCGCGCGCCGATCACCACGGACCACATCTACTCCACGCCCCACGAACAGAACAACGCCATGGAGCCGCACGCCGCCACCGCGGTCTGGCAGGACGGCGCGTTGACGATGTGGGACTCCACGCAGGGTGTCCACAAAGTCGCCGCGGCCCTGGCCCCGATGCTGGGAGTGGACCAGGACCGGGTGCGCGTGCAGGCGCCGTACGTCGGCGGCGGCTTCGGCAGCAAGGGCGTGCCCCACGGCCCGGAGATGGCGGTCGCGCTGGCCGCCCGGTGGGCCGACGGGCGGCCGGTGAAGCTGGCCGTGACCCGCCAGCAGCTGTTCTCCCTGACCGGGTACCGGACCCGGACCAGCTCGCGGATCCGGCTCGGCGCCGGAACCGACGGCCGCATCACCGCACTCGCCCACGAGGTCACGGTGCAGACCTCCACGGTCAAGGAGTTCGTCGAACATGCCGCGGTCCCGGCCCGGATGATGTACGCCGGTGACAACCGGCGGACCAGTCACCGGGTGGCGGAGCTCGACGTCGCCGTCCCGTCCTGGATGCGGGCGCCCGGAGAAATGCCCGGCGGGTACGCACTCGAGGTGGCCATGGACGACCTGGCCGTGGCCACCGGGATGGATCCCGTCGAACTGCGGGTCCGCAATGAGCCGGAGATCGACGCCGACACCGGCAAACCGTTCAGCAACCGCCGGCTGGTGGAGTGCCTGCACCGCGGTGCGGAGCTCTTCGGGTGGGCCGACCGGCCCGCCGAACCCCGGTCCACCCTCGAGGGCGACTGGTGGGTGGGCACCGGCGTGGCGTCGGCGACCTACCCCGCCAACTTCTTTCCGGGCAACACCGCCCGCGTCGTCGCCCTCGGCGGCGGCCGCTACACCGTCTCCATCGGGGCGGTCGACATCGGGACCGGCGCCCGGACCGCACTGCTGCAGATCGCCGCCGATGCGCTGGGGGTCCGGGTGACCGACGTGGATCTGGAGATCGGCGACACGGACCTGCCGACGGCGACCGTGGCCGGCGGATCGTCCGGCACCGGTTCCTGGGGCACGGCCATCGTCCAGACCGCGCAACAGTTCCGGGCCGACCACGGCGACCGGCCGGAGCCCGGGGCGGAGACCACGACGACCTCGAAGGCCTATCCCGACATGGAGAACCTGTCGATGCACTCCTTCGGCGCCGTGTTCGCCGAGACGCGGGTGCACCGGCTGACCGGGGAGGTGCGGGTGCCGCGGATGCTCGGCGTCTTCTCGGTCGGCCGGGTGATCAACCCGGTCACCGCACGCTCGCAGTTCCTCGGCGGACTCACGATGGGCCTGTCGGCCGCGCTGTTCGAGGAGGCGGTCCGCGATCCCAGGTACGGCCACTTCGTCACCCAGGATCTGGCCACCTACCACGTGGCCTCGCACGCGGATATCGGCGATCTCCGGGTGGAGTGGCTCGACGACGTCGACGAGCGGGCGACCCCCATGGGTTCGCGTGGAATCGGGGAGATCGGCATCGTCGGCAGCCCGGCCGCCGTCGTCAATGCCGCCTACCACGCGACCGGCATCCGCATCCGTGATCTGCCCGCCACGCCCGAGAAGTTCCTCTGA
- a CDS encoding FAD binding domain-containing protein — protein sequence MRQMTYEAPTSAEEAVAAVSGDPSARFLGGGTNLIDHLKLGVSTPERLVDVRKLPFDAVEQTDQGLRIGTNVRNSDLAAHPLLRSGWPGVSRALLSGASGQLRNMATTGGNLLQRTRCVYFQDITTPCNKREPGTGCSAIEGYGHYNAVLGASDACVATHPSDLAVALTALDATVVVLGPDGERRVPIGELHTLPGQHPEVETTLAHGELITAVELPATPLARHSTYLKTRDRASYAFALVSVAAALTLDDGVVTDVALAWGGVAHKPWRATRAEDVLRGQRLDEQTIAKAVDEELQEASFSADTAYKRPLLRGATTAALDRLAGGLDRKESR from the coding sequence ATGAGGCAGATGACCTACGAAGCCCCGACGAGCGCCGAGGAGGCGGTGGCCGCCGTCAGCGGTGACCCCTCGGCCCGCTTCCTGGGCGGCGGCACCAACCTGATCGACCACCTCAAACTCGGCGTCAGTACGCCGGAACGGCTGGTGGATGTCAGGAAGCTGCCCTTCGACGCGGTCGAACAGACCGATCAGGGACTACGGATCGGGACGAACGTCCGCAACAGTGACCTGGCCGCTCACCCGCTGCTGCGGAGTGGCTGGCCCGGGGTGAGCCGCGCCCTGCTGTCAGGGGCCAGCGGCCAGCTCCGGAACATGGCCACCACCGGCGGCAACCTGCTGCAGCGCACCCGGTGCGTGTACTTCCAGGACATCACCACCCCGTGCAACAAGCGGGAACCGGGCACCGGCTGCTCGGCGATCGAGGGGTACGGCCACTACAACGCGGTGCTCGGCGCCAGCGACGCCTGCGTCGCCACCCACCCCTCCGACCTGGCCGTCGCACTCACCGCGCTGGACGCGACCGTCGTCGTGCTCGGCCCGGACGGCGAGCGACGGGTCCCGATCGGGGAGCTGCACACCCTGCCCGGTCAGCACCCCGAGGTGGAGACCACGCTGGCCCACGGTGAGCTGATCACCGCCGTCGAGCTGCCGGCCACCCCGCTGGCCCGGCACTCGACCTACCTCAAGACCCGCGACCGCGCGTCGTACGCCTTCGCACTGGTCTCGGTCGCCGCCGCGCTCACCCTCGACGACGGGGTGGTCACCGACGTCGCCCTCGCCTGGGGTGGTGTCGCCCACAAGCCCTGGCGCGCCACCCGGGCCGAGGATGTCCTGCGCGGACAACGGCTCGACGAACAGACGATCGCCAAAGCCGTGGACGAGGAACTGCAGGAGGCCAGCTTCAGCGCCGACACCGCCTACAAGCGCCCGCTGCTGCGCGGGGCCACCACCGCCGCCCTGGACCGACTCGCCGGCGGGCTCGACCGGAAGGAGTCACGATGA